The genomic window GCGCTCGCGCGCGATTACAGCGCGGGTCGGGCGCTGGCCGCCGATCTGGTCCGCATCAGCGGCATGGTGCACGACCGCCTTGCCCGGGCCTGAGCGCGGGCCGGCGGTTGCCTACGCACGGTCACCGCCCGCCGCCGCGATCACCTCGGAGAGGCGGCGGCGCTGCTGCCCCGTGGCGTCGAAGTTCTGCGGCTCCAACCAGTCACGATGCGCACGACCCATGCGTGGCCAGTCGCGGTCCAGCATCGCAAACCATGCGGTGTCGCGGTTGCGCCCCTTGTAGATCATGTGCTGGCGAAATACGCCCTCGAAACTGAAGCCATAGCGCAGCGCCGCCCGGCGCGAAGGCGCGTTCAGCGCATCGCATTTCCATTCCACCCGGCGATAGCCCGCGCCAAAGGCCCAGCCCAGCATCAGCGAAATCGCCTCGGTCACGGCGGGGCTGCGTTGCAGCGCGGGCGCGATCTGGATATGGCCGATCTCGATCACACCGTTTGCGCGATCGATGCGCATGAAGGCTGCCAGCCCGCCGACCCTGCCGCTGTGCTGCGCCCGCAGCGCGTAGAAACACGGATCGGACAGCGATGCCATTTCCGCCTGCCAGGCGCGATAGCCCTGCAAGTCGTCGAAGGGGCCATAGCCCAGGTAATCCCACAGCCAGTCATGGCCGCTGTTGGCCGCGAACAGGTCGGGGGCATGGGCATCGGGGCTAAGACGCTCCAGGGTGACATGCCGGCCAGGGATACTCGTCGGACCGGGCCCGGGCGGCGGGGTGAAATCGGGCACGGCCGGCCCCAGGGGACGTTCTGTCATCGTGGCCTTCGCGGTGTGACGTTCAGGCCAGAATGCGCGGATCAGGCCCCAGATCAAGCCCGGGAAAGATGCTGTCCTCAATCGCCCTGGCCTCGATCCCGAACAGACCGCGCATCGCCCAGCCGGCATAGGCGCGAATGTCGCGGGTCGGCATCAGGTCGCGCCCGGCATAAAGCTGGCCCTCGTCCAGGCCAGGCCAGTCGCCAAAGGCGCGCCCGCCCCTTAGCGCGCCCCCCGCCATCAGCAGCGCCCCGCCGGTGCCGTGATCGGTCCCGCCCGATCCGTTTTCCCGCACCGTGCGGCCGAATTCGGTCATCGCCAGCACCAGCGTGCGACCCCAGTTGTCACCCAGCCCCTGATGCAGCGCCAGAATTGCCGCCGACAGCCGGTCCAGCGCCCGACCCAGCACATTGGCCTGGGCGGCGTGACTGTCAAAGCCACCCAGCGAAAAGGCGGCGATGCGGCTGGCGCCGTTGAGGCGGCTGGCGGCAAATGCGCCCAGGGCCTGGGCATCGCCGGTGGGGCCGGTCATCCGTCCCATGCCGGGCGTCTCGGCCCCGATCTCGACCGCCTCGCGCGCGGCATCGCGAAACAGCGGATCGGCATGATAGACGTGGTCGAGCAACCGCTGCGCCTGCGGCGACAGGCTGAGCGCGGCGCGTGGCGCCCAGCTGAGATGCGCCGCACGGCCGGCCAGAATGGTCATCTGTTCGACACCCACGGAATAGGCGGTTTCGGCGGTGGCGCCGGGCAACACCTGCAACATGCGGTTGAGCCACCCGCCCACACGCCGGTCGATCGGCACATCGTTGCCGGTCCCGGCCTCGAGCATATCCTGACCGTCGAAATGGCTGCGTTTGTCGCGGTAGGGGGTCGAAACCGCCTGCGCAAAGCCAAGCTCGCCCGCCCGCCACAGGGGCAGCAAGGGGGCCAGGCGCGGATGCAGCGCGTAAAATCCGTCCAGATCCGTGGCGCCCTGCTGCGGACCGCCGGATAGCTGGCGGCGCAATTGCCGCAGCATCGGGTCGCCATAGGGCTGGAACACGTCCAGCCCATCCATCGCCCCGCGCAGGATGATGACCACCAGCCGGTTGTCCGATGGCAGCGCCGCGAAGGTCATCGTGTTCAGCAGCGGATGCGCCGCCGCCGAACAGCCCAGAACGGCCGCCCCGCGCAGAAACTGGCGTCTGTCCATGATCCCTGCCCCCTTATCGTCGATTGAAATCGGCCGAGGCCAGCACCAGGGCCACCCCTTCGGCAGCGCTTTCGGCGCGTGGCACCGCCCAGGACAGTTCCGCCGATTGCGTGCCACCCAGCGCGGTTGCCACCAGCGCCCGCGGGTCGGGCAATTCGTCCAGCAGCAGTCGCGGCACCCGCAAGGCCCAGTTGATCCGTGCCGCCAGCATCTGCGGCGCGATCCAGGATTGCGCGCGTTCGGGCCAGCCGTCGGGCCCCTTGGGCTGGCCCCAGGGTTGGCCCATCGCAGCCAGGGGCTGCATCAGCGCCCGGCGCAGCAGCCCCTGATCCAGCGCCGAAACCTGCGCCCCGGTAACGCCCAGCGCCCGCAACCCCGCCGCCAACAGATCGAGCGGCTGGCGCACCTTGTGCCGCAGGGTCGCGGGCAGCGCCGGATGCGTCACCAGCACCTCATGGACCACGGGCAACGCGCCGCCGCTGTCCTGCCACGCCGCCGTCAGCGCCTGCACCAGATCCTCGGGCGGGTCATCGGCGACGAAATGCACCGCCAGCTTGCGCGACAGGTGCCGGGCCGTTTCCGGCCGTCGGGCAATATCGCGCAGGGCGGAATGGATATCGGCCAGGTTGGGGCGGCCGCCGCCATAGCTGCGCCCCAGCACGGTTTCGGCACCCGGCTCGGCCCATTGCGGCCGAAACACGAAGCCCTCGCGCAGGTCATAGCTGAGCCCGGTCAGCAGTTCCGCCAGTTGCCGCACATCCGCCTGGCTGTAGGCGGCGCCCACGCCCAGCGAATGCAACTCCAGCGCCTCGCGGGCCAGGTTCTCGTTCAGCCCCAGCCCCGGACGGCGGCGGGCAAACGGGGAATTGGGCCCGCGACTGGTGATCTGGTCCAGATAGACCAGCA from Paracoccus sp. SMMA_5_TC includes these protein-coding regions:
- a CDS encoding DUF1800 domain-containing protein, with protein sequence MGFGFAEVAAIRLGYGLSPHWPPPADARAVLAEPALSGPGTDAMTTERATQMAARLQQAQQLRAQDLESPDFAEARAALNVLPEQDLRRRLARALDAPCGFGERLVQFWCDHFTVRPMGVARFALALAFQDEAIRPHLNGRFEDMFVAAETHPMMLVYLDQITSRGPNSPFARRRPGLGLNENLAREALELHSLGVGAAYSQADVRQLAELLTGLSYDLREGFVFRPQWAEPGAETVLGRSYGGGRPNLADIHSALRDIARRPETARHLSRKLAVHFVADDPPEDLVQALTAAWQDSGGALPVVHEVLVTHPALPATLRHKVRQPLDLLAAGLRALGVTGAQVSALDQGLLRRALMQPLAAMGQPWGQPKGPDGWPERAQSWIAPQMLAARINWALRVPRLLLDELPDPRALVATALGGTQSAELSWAVPRAESAAEGVALVLASADFNRR
- a CDS encoding DUF1501 domain-containing protein, whose product is MDRRQFLRGAAVLGCSAAAHPLLNTMTFAALPSDNRLVVIILRGAMDGLDVFQPYGDPMLRQLRRQLSGGPQQGATDLDGFYALHPRLAPLLPLWRAGELGFAQAVSTPYRDKRSHFDGQDMLEAGTGNDVPIDRRVGGWLNRMLQVLPGATAETAYSVGVEQMTILAGRAAHLSWAPRAALSLSPQAQRLLDHVYHADPLFRDAAREAVEIGAETPGMGRMTGPTGDAQALGAFAASRLNGASRIAAFSLGGFDSHAAQANVLGRALDRLSAAILALHQGLGDNWGRTLVLAMTEFGRTVRENGSGGTDHGTGGALLMAGGALRGGRAFGDWPGLDEGQLYAGRDLMPTRDIRAYAGWAMRGLFGIEARAIEDSIFPGLDLGPDPRILA
- a CDS encoding GNAT family N-acetyltransferase → MTERPLGPAVPDFTPPPGPGPTSIPGRHVTLERLSPDAHAPDLFAANSGHDWLWDYLGYGPFDDLQGYRAWQAEMASLSDPCFYALRAQHSGRVGGLAAFMRIDRANGVIEIGHIQIAPALQRSPAVTEAISLMLGWAFGAGYRRVEWKCDALNAPSRRAALRYGFSFEGVFRQHMIYKGRNRDTAWFAMLDRDWPRMGRAHRDWLEPQNFDATGQQRRRLSEVIAAAGGDRA